The Candidatus Nitrospira nitrosa genomic sequence TAACCAACGCGAGCGTAATAAGAATTTCAACCTGATAGCTATCCACGGAACGGAGCATCCGATACGCGAGATAGCCGAGAACCAATCCCAAGGCTGCGCCGCCCAGTGCTTCTTCCGCAAAAAGGGCCAGCACATCCGTCACGTGAACCGTTTCTTTCGGAAGGAGATTCAACACGATGAGAAAAATCACCACACCGACTCCGTCATTACTCATCAGTTAGTAATATAGACAACAGTCTGTGGATATGCGACACTCGGCGTTACGATGAAACGCGATGGCCGCACGCTCGATCACCGGACCTTGGAGACGATTCGCACCATGGCCGTGGCGCGAGTGCGCGACGGCGAACGGCCGAGCACGGTCATCGCGAGCTACGGGTTTCATCGCTGCACCATTTACCGCTGGCTCAAGACGGCCCGGCGGCGTGGCCAGGGTCTGAAAGCGTTGGCGGCTCGGCCAGCAACGGGGCGTCCCCGGACATTGACGGCAGGACAGGAGCGGCAGATGTTTCGCTGGATCAACGGCAAGAATCCGATGCAGTACGGATTTGACTTTGGGTTGTGGACGCGCCAGATCGTGCGTGATTTGATCGCCCAGCGTTTCGGCGTGCGCCTGAGCCTGGCGTCGGTCGGAGCGGTGTTGGCACGCCAGGGGCTGACACCGCAGAAGCCGTTGCAGCGTGCCTACCAGCGCGATCCTGCCGCGATTGCGCGCTGGCAACGCGAAACGTATCCAGCGATCGTGCGCCGCGCCAAGCGGGACCAGGCCGAGATCTATTTCTGGGATGAGTCAGGCTTTCGGGCCGATGCCGTACAGGGCAGGACCTGGGGAGCCAAGGGTCAAACCCCGGTGGTATCGGTCCCCGGTCAGCGTCAGAGCATCAGCGCCGCCTCAGCAATCACGACCAAGGGGGCCTTCTGGGTTGAGACCTATACGGGCGGGCTGACGGGCGAGCAGCTCGTGACCTTGCTGCGCCGGATGCTGCGTGGCCGCCGCAAGCCCTTGCATCTGATCCTGGATGGGTTGCCAGCGCACAAGACCAAAGCCGTTACCCAGTATATCGCAGACCTCGCCGGCAAACTGACCCTGCATTATCTGCCCGGATATGCCCCGGACCTCAATCCCGATGAACTGGTCTGGAGTTATGCAAAGCGAACCGGGACGGCGCGGCGGCCGCTTCGGAAGGGGGAGACTCTCGATGCGCAGGTGACCCGGCAGTTGATGGAGATTGGTCGCCGCCCCGCTCTGGTGCGATCCTTCTTCCACCACCCGAGTGTGGCCTATATTTCTGACTTCTGAGTAAAGAGCGACTCCCCGACAATTTTCATTTCCAACGCCTTGGGAAGGCGAGCCTGTCGAAGCACTCCCATGACGGCAATGGGATCAGTGGGCGAGATCAGGGCACCGAACAACAGACAATAGAGCAACGGCAGTGATAAACCAACCAAATCGAATAGCACATAGCCGAGCAAGCCAGTGACTACGCTGGACAAGATCGTCCCCACGACGGCTAAGGTCCCGATGACCCATTTGAGATCGAGCAGCTCATCGAGTTTCACATGCAAGGCACCGGCAAACAGCAGAAAACCAAGCAAGCCATGCATCAGTGCCTCGTTGAAATCAATCGCACCGATGAAACGCTGTGCTTCAGCCTCAATGCCAAAACCTAATTTCCCCAGTGCCAGCAAGATGAGCGAAAATCCCAGTGCCACAGCCATGAGTCCGATCGTAATCGGCAACTTCAGCAGCCGGTGATTCACATAACTGAACAGGGCTGCCAGACAGATCAGAATCGTCAGCGTATGGATCAACGCCATGCGGGTTGCACCTCGTCTACCTTCGAACCGGATATTACTCGAAACTGATCCATCCGACGCAGCATTCGGTGACTCGTTCCGCTCATTGCAGTCTCATCAGTTGACATGCGTTCAATGTGAGGGAACGGTTCGCTTGATGGCCTTGGACTGCCCCACGTCGTCAATTCCGCCTCTGAATCCGCCTTGCCTTCACCGTTTGCTCCTCCACATCAATAGCCGCCCCTGTCTGGGCATCAATGTGGATCTTCATCACCTGTTTCTCCGGCGTGACGACTTCGACCTCCCAAATCAACTGATCATGCTTCTGTTCTA encodes the following:
- a CDS encoding cation:proton antiporter domain-containing protein, which produces MALIHTLTILICLAALFSYVNHRLLKLPITIGLMAVALGFSLILLALGKLGFGIEAEAQRFIGAIDFNEALMHGLLGFLLFAGALHVKLDELLDLKWVIGTLAVVGTILSSVVTGLLGYVLFDLVGLSLPLLYCLLFGALISPTDPIAVMGVLRQARLPKALEMKIVGESLFTQKSEI
- a CDS encoding IS630 family transposase encodes the protein MKRDGRTLDHRTLETIRTMAVARVRDGERPSTVIASYGFHRCTIYRWLKTARRRGQGLKALAARPATGRPRTLTAGQERQMFRWINGKNPMQYGFDFGLWTRQIVRDLIAQRFGVRLSLASVGAVLARQGLTPQKPLQRAYQRDPAAIARWQRETYPAIVRRAKRDQAEIYFWDESGFRADAVQGRTWGAKGQTPVVSVPGQRQSISAASAITTKGAFWVETYTGGLTGEQLVTLLRRMLRGRRKPLHLILDGLPAHKTKAVTQYIADLAGKLTLHYLPGYAPDLNPDELVWSYAKRTGTARRPLRKGETLDAQVTRQLMEIGRRPALVRSFFHHPSVAYISDF